TTAAGGATCATTCGGGCGACAATGAAATGTAGGATTGCCGGTATTTTCGCTGTTTTTCTTGTCTTAATTTTTATAACAGGTTGTGCCCCTAAAAAGGTCAAGACATACGAGCACATATCAGACATACGAAACGAGGTTGTTCAGTCGGCCGTTAACATGCTTGGAAAACCATACAAAAATGGAGCCAAGGGACCGGACTCCTTTGATTGCAGCGGCCTCGTTTACTATTCTTACAAGAAATCAGGTGTTTCATTGCCTGTCTCTACGGACAAACTGATCAGGATGGGATACGAAATCCAGAGAAGCGAGGTGCTTCCTGGCGACCTTGTTTTTTTTAAAATAAAAAAAGACCTTCATGCTGGTATCATGCTTAACCGAAAGGAGTTTATAAACGCATCCAAATCAAGGGGTGTTGCTG
This portion of the Pseudomonadota bacterium genome encodes:
- a CDS encoding C40 family peptidase, producing MKCRIAGIFAVFLVLIFITGCAPKKVKTYEHISDIRNEVVQSAVNMLGKPYKNGAKGPDSFDCSGLVYYSYKKSGVSLPVSTDKLIRMGYEIQRSEVLPGDLVFFKIKKDLHAGIMLNRKEFINASKSRGVAVDDVDANYWKKSLIGYRSILY